One genomic region from Rhinoraja longicauda isolate Sanriku21f chromosome 34, sRhiLon1.1, whole genome shotgun sequence encodes:
- the LOC144609459 gene encoding uncharacterized protein LOC144609459: protein MSPPRPLAAFKLLCAAATRFISHSVLSVRESLCRVADMTETAAAEAAPPAVPAAKTKAPKKKTAAARSKADSPNLGGRIDKLVADCHDRHGLSLFAIKKGLAADGVDVDKLRHVILRCIRKRVANGFLDQNKGSFKTGKGEAAVKSVKKAKVPAAKTSKSKKPTPKKTPIKKSLAKKSTTKKTTAKKVVAKKPAAKKTAAKKSSPKKTSPKKPKKVAVKRAAKKPAKRQTKPKSAKPKKATAKK, encoded by the coding sequence ATGTCTCCGCCCCGTCCGCTCGCTGCCTTTAAGTTGCTCTGTGCCGCTGCCACTCGCTTCATTTCTCACTCAGTCCTGAGTGTCAGAGAGAGCTTGTGCAGAGTCGCCGACATGACCGAAACCGCAGCCGCCGAAGCGGCTCCTCCAGCCGTCCCCGCCGCCAAAACCAAGGCTCCCAAGAAGAAGACGGCGGCCGCCCGGAGCAAGGCAGACAGCCCCAATCTGGGCGGCCGGATCGACAAGCTTGTGGCGGATTGCCACGATCGCCATGGGCTGTCTTTATTTGCGATAAAGAAAGGTCTGGCCGCCGACGGCGTGGATGTGGACAAGTTACGCCACGTGATCCTGAGGTGCATCAGGAAGAGAGTAGCAAACGGTTTCCTGGATCAGAACAAGGGCTCCTTCAAGACCGGTAAGGGAGAAGCCGCCGTGAAATCGGTAAAGAAAGCAAAGGTTCCAGCAGCCAAGACATCCAAGAGCAAGAAACCCACGCCCAAGAAAACCCCGATCAAGAAATCACTGGCAAAAAAATCTACCACCAAGAAAACTACCGCTAAGAAAGTTGTGGCCAAGAAACCAGCGGCTAAAAAAACGGCGGCGAAGAAATCATCACCGAAGAAGACATCGCCGAAAAAACCCAAGAAGGTCGCAGTGAAAAGGGCAGCAAAGAAGCCGGCAAAACGACAGACAAAGCCGAAATCGGCGAAACCCAAGAAGGCAACGGccaaaaagtga
- the LOC144609383 gene encoding histone H3 — protein MARTKQTARKSTGGKAPRKQLATKAARKSAPATGGVKKPHRYRPGTVALREIRRYQKSTELLIRKLPFQRLVREIAQDFKTDLRFQSSAVMALQEASEAYLVGLFEDTNLCAIHAKRVTIMPKDIQLARRIRGERA, from the coding sequence ATGGCCCGGACCAAGCAGACAGCGCGCAAATCGACCGGAGGGAAAGCTCCTCGCAAGCAGCTGGCGACCAAAGCGGCGCGGAAGAGCGCTCCAGCCACGGGTGGAGTGAAGAAGCCTCATCGCTACAGGCCCGGCACCGTGGCTCTGAGGGAGATCCGGCGCTACCAGAAATCCACCGAGCTGCTCATCCGCAAACTGCCCTTCCAGCGCCTGGTGCGGGAGATCGCTCAGGACTTCAAGACAGACCTGCGCTTCCAGAGCTCGGCCGTCATGGCTCTGCAGGAGGCCAGCGAGGCTTACCTGGTGGGGCTCTTTGAGGACACCAACCTGTGCGCCATCCACGCCAAGCGAGTCACCATCATGCCCAAAGACATCCAGCTGGCCCGCCGCATCCGAGGGGAGCGCGCCTGA
- the LOC144609553 gene encoding histone H2A-like, protein MSGRGKTGGKAKVKPKSRSSRAGLQFPVGRVHRLLRKGNYGERVGAGAPVYLAAVLEYLTAEILELAGNAARDNKKSRIIPRHLQLAVRNDEELNKLLGGVTIAQGGVLPNIQAVLLPKKTSATSATKSK, encoded by the coding sequence ATGAGTGGACGAGGGAAAACCGGAGGCAAAGCCAAGGTCAAGCCTAAATCACGCTCGTCCCGGGCCGGATTGCAGTTCCCGGTGGGCCGTGTTCACAGGCTCCTGAGAAAGGGCAACTATGGTGAACGGGTGGGTGCCGGAGCCCCTGTCTATCTGGCTGCTGTGCTCGAGTATCTGACGGCTGAAATCCTGGAGCTGGCCGGCAACGCGGCCCGGGACAACAAGAAGAGCCGCATCATCCCCAGACACCTGCAGCTGGCCGTCCGCAACGACGAGGAGCTCAACAAGCTGCTGGGAGGGGTAACCATCGCTCAGGGCGGGGTGCTGCCTAATATCCAGGCCGTGCTGTTGCCCAAGAAAACCAGCGCAACCTCTGCCACTAAGAGCAAATAG
- the LOC144609503 gene encoding histone H4 — protein MSGRGKGGKGLGKGGAKRHRKVLRDNIQGITKPAIRRLARRGGVKRISGLIYEETRGVLKVFLENVIRDAVTYTEHAKRKTVTAMDVVYALKRQGRTLYGFGG, from the coding sequence ATGTCTGGCCGAGGGAAAGGAGGCAAAGGTCTGGGCAAAGGCGGAGCAAAGCGGCACCGAAAAGTACTTCGCGATAACATCCAGGGCATCACCAAGCCAGCCATCCGCCGCCTGGCTCGGCGTGGCGGGGTCAAGCGGATCTCGGGTCTGATCTACGAGGAGACCCGCGGGGTGCTGAAGGTTTTCCTGGAGAATGTGATCAGGGACGCGGTCACCTACACCGAGCACGCCAAGCGCAAGACGGTCACtgccatggatgtggtgtacgctcTGAAACGCCAGGGCCGCACTCTCTACGGGTTCGGCGGATAA